A region of the Paramormyrops kingsleyae isolate MSU_618 chromosome 6, PKINGS_0.4, whole genome shotgun sequence genome:
AAAGGAATACACGCATCAGAGGGGCGTGTAGGACAAGTTCTAAGATCTGTCCAGCCACAGAGCCACGCAGCACGAAGTCAGGTGACCATGTGACACTAGTGATTTGCCGCATTTGTATTTAACGAGAGTGTGGAAGTACAATGTTGCATAATGTGTTACTGGAAATGGGGTGTTGTGTAACCATGGGCTACTCAGCTATGCAGGCTAGCTCAGCCACTGACCCTAACTGAACaagtacactgaaaaaaaaaaaaacattgcgaAAACTTAAAAACTCAAGGCAACCCACTGCATTTATGTTTTTAGGTTCTGATGGATAACTTATAATTTCAAGTTTAGGAGAAAAGTTGTTTCAGctgatgtttttgtgtttaCAAAATTAATAATTGTGCTTTTTCTTAActcatattttattgtttttgcaaTGTATTTCCTAAAGTTTACACAAGGTATTCGTTTTAGTTTTGGCAACGTATTTCCTAAAGTTTACACAAGGTATTCGTTTTAGTTTTGGCAACGTATTTCCTAAAGTTTAcacaacatatttttttttaacaatcaATTTCCTAAagtttagaaaaagtatcttTTATAGTTTTCATGAGGTGCTCCCTGTTGTACCAATGAATGTTTACACAGTTGATTTTCAAATAACTTTATTGTGTTCAAACACAACTGCACCACTGACAATGTTGACTTTTGAGATCAGCCATTTTAAACATACTGACAACATTCAGCCACAAATAAAGTCcttccaaaaacacaaaaaagtcAAATTTTTGTAACAAATGTTACTCATCCAATTTTAAAGGTGTGGTATTGTCAGACAGAATATCAAACCTATCTTGATAGATAGTCACTAACAAACAGATTCAAAACATCAGATGGCAGGATGTGAACAACTTCTATCTGGTTTCCATACAGCAAACAACTTTCAAACAAATTTTTCCACCACTTGTCTTTTAATAGTAATAGTATCAACACTAATTTCCTCTGAAGTTCAGTATCGCGCCACATTTGTTATAAAACTAGTACAAATGTACCTAAAACCAGATtataaaaattgtttaaaaCAGTTCAAGTTAGAATAAACcctttcaacattttataaaaacttGTTATACATGAAATCTGCAATCAGCCATGCAAGCTACATTAAGTAAAGTTAGAACAGAAGAGATTGATTCAGAACTTTCTGCACCTTACCGTTTTCTTAAAGCCAGAAATTAACTTTTTTCAGAGCAACTTACCACGAAACCCAAAAACtgtaaatcaaaacaaattgcTGCATTCTGTTTCACACAAGTTGCATTTGAGTTGAACATGTTGTCAAATAGGTTAGACTTTGGTTAAGAGCTTGGTTTTGAAGCTTCTTACCCTCTGGGAACAGGTAGATGTCAACTCCATAAAAATGTGTTGCACAGCTTCAAATGTGTACTTGAGTTCTTTGGGAAACTCCATGTTGAGCCCATAAAGTAGGCCAAACAGGTAGGCAAAGGCAGTGGGAAGGTCTGGCAGGTCATCAAGAATAATGTCCTCTTCCAAAACAATGGCAGTGTTGACCACTGTGGACTGCGAGTTGGGTCCCACGTAGTCCTCCAGAACAGTGAGGATTCCCACCGTAACACCTCGGGTTGCCCTCTCAACTGGATCTGTATcctatgcaaataaaaaacaacagtaCATATAAGTCTCTGAAAACCAAAACTGAAGATTGAGTAGATTTGCATGCTCACCAGACATGTTAGGAAGAGTTTGGTCTCATCGTCGCGAACTAATATCGGTAACCCTTCCAAACTGATGGTTCGTCGATGCTGGACTATGTTTGAGACCTAAAACAAGGAAATCAAATAAGACTCAGCCTCATTTATAAACCtac
Encoded here:
- the LOC140591694 gene encoding uncharacterized protein isoform X2, with the protein product MDSLLQKFDEQVSNIVQHRRTISLEGLPILVRDDETKLFLTCLDTDPVERATRGVTVGILTVLEDYVGPNSQSTVVNTAIVLEEDIILDDLPDLPTAFAYLFGLLYGLNMEFPKELKYTFEAVQHIFMELTSTCSQRVRSFKTKLLTKV